A stretch of Salarias fasciatus chromosome 23, fSalaFa1.1, whole genome shotgun sequence DNA encodes these proteins:
- the podn gene encoding podocan, with the protein MAFPKHSFLQALSVLLVAGALVRCQPPVDPEEEEKEEATGEADVTTVLPKSEKTECPLDCSCAAEGVVDCAGVDLTEFPSKLSDGTRHLSLQNNKIEEITVEHVSHLHQLETLNLQNNWLTTNGLEDEGFEMLEQLAYLYLANNKLTSAPKALPPSLMSADFAANQLTKIYPYTFGYKPKLRSVYLHNNKLTDAGLPEHMFNGSDSLEILTMSSNFLQVVPSNLPPTLYRLHLKNNKLEKIPAGAFDNLSNLRELYLQNNLLTNEGMDNNTFSQLSSLECLDLSNNNLSVVPKGLPRNLVLLHLEKNSIRSIPVDALTPVRNLEYLLLHNNKLRSRSIHPAAFMGLKKLHTLHMYNNLLERVPRGLPRRAKTLMLLHNSITEIKRNDLAQLYTLTELNLSYNKLTSSKVNRDAFRNLRLLETLDLSGNGLLSLPVSLPRSLQVLKIKNNQLNSIPDGALTGMEKLQKLILSDNQLKLNSVYQGAWMELSALTTLDLSGNALSHIPSDLPESLEYLYLQSNRISSVPASAFEGTPNIKGIFLRFNRLSVDSVDESSFAHLSNLQVLELGTGNGDLPFKRDELDADKMMEEEEEEAEEET; encoded by the exons ATGGCCTTTCCCAAGCATTCCTTCCTGCAGGCCCTGAGCGTGCTGCTCGTGGCCGGGGCGCTGGTGCGCTGCCAGCCCCCCGTCGAcccggaggaagaggagaaggaggaagccACGGGCGAGGCGGACGTCACCACAGTGCTGCCCAAATCTGAAAAGACGGAATGCCCGCTGGACTGCAGCTGTGCCGCCGAGGGGGTGGTGGACTGCGCCGGAGTGGACCTCACGGAGTTTCCCAGCAAGCTGTCAGACGGCACACGGCACCTCTCGCTTCAg AACAACAAGATTGAAGAGATCACAGTGGAGCACGTTTCCCATCTGCATCAGCTCGAAACTCTTAATCTGCAGAATAACTGGCTCACCACAAACG GCCTTGAAGATGAAGGGTTTGAGATGCTGGAACAGCTGGCCTATTTATATTTGGCCAATAACAAG CTGACTTCAGCGCCAAAGGCTCTACCACCATCTTTGATGAGCGCTGATtttgcagccaatcagctcaCAAAGATATACCCATATACATTTGGATACAAGCCAAAGCTGAG GTCTGTGTATCTCCACAACAACAAGCTGACAGACGCAGGGCTGCCTGAACACATGTTCAACGGGTCTGACAGTCTGGAGATCCTCACCATGTCCAGCAACTTCCTGCAGGTTGTGCCCAGTAACCTGCCGCCCACTCTCTATCGCCTTCATCTGAAG AACAACAAGCTGGAGAAAATCCCAGCAGGAGCCTTTGACAACTTATCCAACCTCAGAGAGCTGTACCTGCAGAACAACCTGCTCACCAACGAGGGCATGGACAACAACACGTTCAG TCAGCTCAGCAGCCTGGAGTGTCTGGACTTGTCAAACAACAACCTGAGCGTCGTCCCCAAGGGTCTGCCTCGCAACCTGGTGCTGCTGCACCTGGAGAAGAACTCCATCCGCAGCATCCCTGTGGATGCTCTCACGCCCGTCCGCAACCTGGAGTACCTTCTTCTTCACAACAACAAGCTGCGCTCCCGCTCTATACACCCAGCCGCCTTCATG GGTCTAAAGAAGCTGCACACGCTCCACATGTACAACAACCTGCTGGAACGCGTTCCTCGGGGTTTGCCTCGGCGAGCCAAGACGCTAATGCTGCTGCACAACTCCATCACAGAAATCAAGCGCAATGACCTGGCGCAGCTGTACACGCTGACAGAACTCAACCTCAGCTACAACAAGCTGACCAGCTCCAAGGTGAACCGCGACGCCTTCAGGAACCTGCGCCTGCTGGAAACCCTGGACCTGTCGGGGAACGGCCTGCTCTCCCTACCCGTCAGTCTCCCTCGCAGCCTCCAAGTGCTCAAGATCAAGAACAACCAGCTGAACTCCATACCGGACGGCGCTCTGACGGGcatggagaagctgcagaagctCATCCTGAGCGACAACCAGCTGAAGCTGAACTCGGTCTATCAAGGAGCCTGGATGGAGCTCAGTGCGCTCACA ACGCTTGATTTGTCGGGAAACGCTCTGTCACACATTCCCTCCGACCTGCCCGAGTCCCTGGAGTACCTGTATCTGCAAAGTAACCGCATCTCCAGCGTCCCCGCCTCAGCTTTCGAAGGCACTCCCAACATCAAAGGCATCTTCCTCCG gtTTAATCGTCTGTCTGTGGACTCAGTGGATGAAAGCTCGTTTGCTCATCTGTCCAACCTGCAAGTGCTGGAGCTCGGGACGGGAAACGGCGACCTGCCCTTTAAGAGAGATGAGCTCGACGCCGAtaagatgatggaggaggaggaggaagaggcggaggaAGAAACATAA